The genomic DNA ATTTCCACAGCTTTATCGTAAGAAGATATCGCTTCTTCATACTTGCCTAAATTATCTAGGGAAATCCCCCGCTTATTCCAAATTTCATGTTGATTAAGTTGAAATTTTAAATGAAGAATCACAGCTTTTGTTTTATTATCTTTCATTCTCAAAGCAAGAATCGCAGCTTGTTTCTTATCATCAGCACAGAGTTTATCTAAAATATTACGAACATGAGTTAGGACAGTTCCCACTGTAATATATAGTTTCTCCGCAATTTGTCTATTACTATTACCATTCACGATTAACTCTAAAATTTCTAATTCTCGTTGAGTTAAAGGATATGTTTCTAAAACCTGTTCATATTCTTTGGACAAAGTATCTATGTTGACAGTTGTTAATTCCAGAGCTTTATCGTAAGAAGATATTGCTTCTTCATCCCTGCCTAAATCATGTAGGGAAATACCCCGATTGTACCAAGCGTAGTGGTAATCAGGTTTAAATTCCAGAGCTTTATCGTAGGAAGATATCGCTTCTTCATGATTTTTTATAACTCTTTGTAAATAACCTAATCTAAAAAATAATTCAGCTTTTTGTTCATCATCTATTTCATGTTCAATAATATCTACAAGTTCTAAAATTTCCTGATTTATTTCTTCATTCGTTAAACTTACATATTGTTCATAAGTTCCTTCCTGAATAATCCGTGTTGCTTCTGGTTCTAGAGTTGTGGAATCTAAAGGCAAATCAAATAAACCAGACCGCCAATCAAAGAAATCGGGGGCGAGGTGAATAAAATATTTAATAGCAAACTGCGGTAATAAGAAAACAAAACAAATATTAAAACTATCCCGAAACTGTTCTCGCTGTTGGTTGATATTAATTAAAATCGGTGGTACATCTTCCCCACTGTAGTGATGGGTTTCTCGACTACTCCAACCTGCTAATTTTTTAGATTCTTCATATTCATATAAAGTGGACTCTAAACCTGTAATAAATAAAATATTTATCTGGTTTTTATATTCTAAGTTTTCAACTTTTTTATATAAGTTAGTAACGTTTTTATCTAAATTGAGAACTTCTATATTTTGATCATGAATATCTGTTTTTACTTTACTAATTAATTGTTCACCTCCAGCGGGAGAACAGCGCACAAATAATATACCAAAGCCTTCTGTAAACTGGAGTGTACGAAGAAATACTTGATATTCTTCATCTTGTTCTCTTGGTAAATCTTGATCCCAATTACTTAATTTAAGAGGCATAATTTTATTTAGATAATAATGTAGGTTGGGTTGAGATACGAAACCCAAAATTTCTGTCATTCTGTTGGGTTTCACTGCGTTCTACCCAACCTACAATCAATTTTCTAAGGCTATTTTTATCCAGGATATAATTGATTATAGTTATCCTGAAATGTTGTTATTCCTTTAATCAGATGATGAATATCATACCAAACTCTACTTTCTCCATTTGATTCTAGATAATGATATTGTAAAATACAACGATTAAATAATAAACCCCGGTACAGTTGATCATAAGTTATTTCTTGAGAATGATGAACATTTGCCAGTGCTTCCCATTTATTATATAGAGTCATATTAGCGTGAAATACGAAGATTTAGACTTTAGCTAAAATTAGCTGATAATAAAACTAACCTATTTGAATAAACCCTATGGAAACCCTCACCTTAAACATACCTCCCGCAGTAGGTTTAACAGATGAACAGTTTTATCAACTTTGCATCGCTAACGAACCTTGGCAATTAGAACTTTCTCAAACAGGAGAATTAATAATTATGTCCCCCACAGGAGGAGAAAGTGGGATTAGAAACTCAGATATTAACATAGAACTGGGTGTATGGAATCGGCAAACGAAACTAGGTAAAGTATTTGACTCCTCCACCGAATTTAAATTACCCAATGGTGCTTATCGCTGTCCTGATGCAGCTTGGGTGAAATTATCACGTTGGGAGGCTTTAAGTCCAAAAGATAA from Okeanomitos corallinicola TIOX110 includes the following:
- a CDS encoding tetratricopeptide repeat protein; the encoded protein is MPLKLSNWDQDLPREQDEEYQVFLRTLQFTEGFGILFVRCSPAGGEQLISKVKTDIHDQNIEVLNLDKNVTNLYKKVENLEYKNQINILFITGLESTLYEYEESKKLAGWSSRETHHYSGEDVPPILININQQREQFRDSFNICFVFLLPQFAIKYFIHLAPDFFDWRSGLFDLPLDSTTLEPEATRIIQEGTYEQYVSLTNEEINQEILELVDIIEHEIDDEQKAELFFRLGYLQRVIKNHEEAISSYDKALEFKPDYHYAWYNRGISLHDLGRDEEAISSYDKALELTTVNIDTLSKEYEQVLETYPLTQRELEILELIVNGNSNRQIAEKLYITVGTVLTHVRNILDKLCADDKKQAAILALRMKDNKTKAVILHLKFQLNQHEIWNKRGISLDNLGKYEEAISSYDKAVEIKSDFHQVWNNRGISLNNLGKYEEAISSYDKAVEIKPDLHLAWYNRGISLHKLGRYEEAIFSYDKAVEIKPNLHLVWYNLGRDKEAISSFGKAVEIKPDLHLAWNNRGISLNNLGKYEEAISSYDKAVEIKPDYHLAWYNKSRIYALQSNLKQAIKNLQTAINIHPEEVKEWAKTNSDFDAIREDESFQALIN
- a CDS encoding Uma2 family endonuclease, with the translated sequence METLTLNIPPAVGLTDEQFYQLCIANEPWQLELSQTGELIIMSPTGGESGIRNSDINIELGVWNRQTKLGKVFDSSTEFKLPNGAYRCPDAAWVKLSRWEALSPKDKKRFPPLCPDFVIELRSETDNLEKLKIKMQEYQNNGALLGWLIDPQTPLVEIYRPGKNVEIINFDFHNPPKLSGEEILPGFILDLQIILNP